The DNA sequence TCGTGCAGGGCCGCGTGATGCCGAAAGTATCGGCCTCCTGGAACGCGTCGCTGCCTATCAGCTTGCTGGTCACCTGGCCGGTGATCGCCACCATGGGGATCGAGTCCATCATGGCATCCACCAGGCCGGTGGTCAGGTTGGTTGCACCCGGGCCGGAGGTGGCGCAACAGACGCCCACCTTGCCCGTTGCTCGCGCATAGCCGGCGGCGGAAAAGGAGGCGTTCTCCTCGTGCCGCACCAGAACGTGGCGAATGGGGTTGTCGTAGATGACGTCGTACAAAGGCAGCGTGACGCCTCCGGGATAGCCGAAGATGACATCGACGCCTTCGCGCGCCAGGCACTCCAATAAAATGCGTGCACCACTCATCAGGTTGGACATCGGTCTGAGGAATCCTCTCTTGTCAATCAGGGACTGGGGTGAATTGAAAAGGGCCACCTCGGCGGGATCTTTCCGCCTGGTGGCCCTTTTTTTAACTCAGGTAAGGCTCACTCAGGCAGGTCCCAGTACGGTGACCCCAATCTGAATAATCCCTACTACGAAAAAGTGCGCAGCCCTGCCGCTCAGTTGCTGGTGGTTCCAGTTCTGTTCGGTCAGTGCCATCTGTTCCAGATTAGGGTGTAAGCCCGGAAAATGCAAGATGTGATCGCCATAAAATGGGTTTATGGCGGTATAGCCCATCACCGTACGGGTGTACCGGTCAGACCAGGCACTTAGTCCTGCCGCAAAGTGGCCATCGGATCCACTCGCGACGCGCGTCGCGACGGCAGCACCGACGCCACAAACGCGATCAAGCCCAGGCTCAGCGCCGCGGACCCAAAGGCCACCGGATCGGCCGGTTGGATGTGGAAGAGCAATCCTTTCAGTGCGTAGGCTGCCACGGCCGCGCCAGCGATGCCAAACGTCAGGCCAGCCGTCGTCCAACGGAGTGCGTGGACCAGGATCATCTTCAAAATCTGGGCCGGTGTCGCGCCCAAAGCCAAACGAACCCCGATCTCCCGCTCGCGCTGCGCCGCCAGATACGATATCAGTCCATACAGTCCGGCAGCAGAGAGTATTAGCCCAATCACGGCGAAGAGGAGCAACAGTACGGCCTGGAACCGGGGCCGCGCCGCCAACTCGCCCAGATGCTGGTCGAAAGTCTGGATGGTCGGCGGGATGACGGGATCGAGTGACGCCACCTCCGACCGGATCCACGACTCCAGCATCTCCGGTTTTGCCTGGCCTCTCACGATCACCGAGGAAGTCGCAAGGGCATCTTCGTCGGAGTGCCTGCGAACGACGTAGTACTCCGGATGATTGGCGTCCGTGAGCCCGCCGTTGCGTACGCTGGCCGCGATGCCCACAACGGTGTACAGCGGCCCTCTCGGGAAGCGGCGCATCTGCTTGCCCAGCGCATCCTCACCGGGAAAGAGCTTACTCGCCAGGGATTGGCTCACAACGATGGCGAACTGTTTGGCCCCGCGATCTTCTTCGTTGAAAGCCCGTCCCTTCACGATGGGGATGCCCAAGGCCCGGAAGTAGCCGGGAGTGACGTGCCGCCAGATTACGATTCCGCTGTTCGGCTGGGCCGGCGTTCGGACACTGCCTTCCAGCGCGTAGAGCGGCTGGGAGCGGGGCACCCCGCCGGGCGGCAACGAGTCACTGAGCGCGACGGTTTCCACACCGGGCAGGCGGGCGAGGCGCTGCTCCAGTGTCTCGAAGAAGGCCAGGCGGGCTGATGGTTGGGCGTACCTGATCGTCAAGGCCATCTCGGCGGTTACGACATTGTCCGTGCTCATGCCCAGCGCCAACTGTTGCCGGTTCCAGAGGCTTTGGAGCAGCAGAGTGGCGCAGGTCAACAGGATGAGGGAGAAACTCAGTTGGGCGCTGACCAGGGCATGGCGGGTAATCATGCTTGAGCGCGGCGTGGCCCTGGCTCCGGAGACGGTGGCCGCTGAGGGTGTGTGCAGTGCGGGCGCGAGTCCGAAGATCAACCCGCAGAGCAGAGAGGCGGCGACGCTGAAGGACAGTACCCGGAGGTCGAGCTGCGCTCCGGCGAGATGGGGCATCCCCACCGGGGCTATGTACACGAAAACACGCAGTAATCCGTAGGCGAGCAGGATGCCCGTTCCGCCTCCGGCGAGGCTCAGCAGCATGCTCTCGGTGAGCGTCTGACGGATCAGGCGGCCCCGGGAGGCCCCCAGGGCGGCCCGTACGGCCAGTTCGCGCTGTCTGGCCAGGGTCCGTGCCAGCAGCAGGTTAGCGACGTTGGCACACGCAATCAGCAGCATGGCCAGCACAGCGCCCAGCAGGGTCCAGGCGGCGAGGTGCATATCGCCGGACTGCATCTCCTGCAGCGACTTCACCTGAAATTTCAATTGTTTGCGGGCGGCCGGCGGAGCGAAAGAGAAGATGCGGTCGGCCAGCGGCATCACGGAGTCGCGCAGCTGCTGCGTGGTGGCACCGGGTTTGAGCCGCCCGTACACCCGCATGGGCCGGCCGCCGCCGGCAGGCAGGGGCGGCATCGCCTGGGGGATCACCAGATCGGCCTTCTCGAGTGTGGGTAGCTCGAATCCGGGCGGCAGGATTCCGATGATCTGGCGTTCCGTGCCATCAATCGTCAGGCGGCGGCCGATCACCGAGGATTGGCCGGCAAAGCGGCTCTGCCACATGGCATGGGTAATCAGCGCCACGCCAGGGACGTTGGGGCGATCCTCCTCCGCGGCGAAATTGCGGCCCAGTACAGGTT is a window from the uncultured Paludibaculum sp. genome containing:
- a CDS encoding ABC transporter permease, which produces MNWIQRLRFLVRKNDTDLELDEELRFHLERQIELNRANGLPPAEARYAALREFGIVDQIKEECRSSRGLDWLNGVAQDLRYALRNFHRNRGFALTVLAVTAIGIGSSTAVFSVVDRILFRGLPYADAGRLVSMGITIPWMDYDFLTWADYGELKRTPTQLQSITSWAGVVDCDLTGDRPLRLSCARIESSFLPVLGIQPVLGRNFAAEEDRPNVPGVALITHAMWQSRFAGQSSVIGRRLTIDGTERQIIGILPPGFELPTLEKADLVIPQAMPPLPAGGGRPMRVYGRLKPGATTQQLRDSVMPLADRIFSFAPPAARKQLKFQVKSLQEMQSGDMHLAAWTLLGAVLAMLLIACANVANLLLARTLARQRELAVRAALGASRGRLIRQTLTESMLLSLAGGGTGILLAYGLLRVFVYIAPVGMPHLAGAQLDLRVLSFSVAASLLCGLIFGLAPALHTPSAATVSGARATPRSSMITRHALVSAQLSFSLILLTCATLLLQSLWNRQQLALGMSTDNVVTAEMALTIRYAQPSARLAFFETLEQRLARLPGVETVALSDSLPPGGVPRSQPLYALEGSVRTPAQPNSGIVIWRHVTPGYFRALGIPIVKGRAFNEEDRGAKQFAIVVSQSLASKLFPGEDALGKQMRRFPRGPLYTVVGIAASVRNGGLTDANHPEYYVVRRHSDEDALATSSVIVRGQAKPEMLESWIRSEVASLDPVIPPTIQTFDQHLGELAARPRFQAVLLLLFAVIGLILSAAGLYGLISYLAAQREREIGVRLALGATPAQILKMILVHALRWTTAGLTFGIAGAAVAAYALKGLLFHIQPADPVAFGSAALSLGLIAFVASVLPSRRASRVDPMATLRQD